A stretch of the Hyperolius riggenbachi isolate aHypRig1 chromosome 11, aHypRig1.pri, whole genome shotgun sequence genome encodes the following:
- the CCND1 gene encoding G1/S-specific cyclin-D1, with amino-acid sequence MELLCCEVDTIRRAHLDRNLLTDQVLQTMLKAEDNCCPSTNYFKCVQKEILPYMRKIVGTWMLEVCEEQKCEEEVFPLAMNYLDRFLSVEPLKKNRLQLLGATCMFLASKMKETIPLTAEKLCIYTDNSIRPEELLLMELVILNKLKWDLASVTPHDFIEHFLNKMSLTDDTKQIIRKHAQTFVALCATDVNFISNPPSMVAAGSVAAAIQGLNLTNTDSRLSSQCLVFLSQVIKCDPDCLRACQEQIELLLESSLRQASQPTTCPTDTKSGVEDTDLSCTPTDVRDVNI; translated from the exons ATGGAGCTGCTGTGCTGCGAGGTGGACACCATCAGGAGAGCCCATCTGGACAGGAACCTTCTGACCGACCAGGTCCTGCAGACCATGCTCAAAGCCGAGGACAACTGCTGCCCGTCCACCAACTACTTCAAGTGTGTCCAGAAGGAGATCCTGCCCTACATGAGGAAGATTGTGGGCACATGGATGCTGGAG GTCTGCGAAGAACAAAAGTGTGAAGAGGAAGTTTTCCCCCTGGCTATGAACTACCTGGATAGATTTCTGTCGGTGGAACCCCTAAAGAAGAACAGGTTGCAACTCCTCGGGGCGACGTGCATGTTTTTGGCATCCAAAATGAAGGAGACGATCCCTTTAACGGCGGAGAAGCTGTGTATTTATACAGATAACTCCATCAGACCAGAGGAGCTATTG TTAATGGAGTTGGTAATCCTGAATAAGCTGAAATGGGACTTGGCTTCCGTCACACCCCACGACTTTATTGAACACTTTCTTAACAAAATGTCACTGACTGACGACACGAAGCAGATCATCCGCAAACACGCCCAGACTTTTGTGGCTCTCTGCGCTACAG ATGTAAACTTCATATCGAACCCACCTTCCATGGTTGCGGCTGGAAGCGTCGCGGCTGCCATACAGGGTCTAAATTTAACGAATACAGACAGCAGATTATCCTCTCAGTGCCTCGTATTCTTATCACAAGTCATCAAATGTGATCCG GACTGTTTACGGGCTTGCCAGGAACAAATCGAGTTACTCCTTGAGTCAAGTTTGCGTCAAGCATCCCAACCAACAACTTGCCCCACCGACACAAAGTCCGGGGTAGAAGACACAGATCTTTCCTGCACTCCAACCGATGTCAGGGATGTGAACATCTGA